ATCATCAGCAAAATTTCTGGAAAATTCCCCTACTATCAGAAGATCCTTTTTAAACTTTTTCAGGTTTTCTGTTATTTCAACAATATGTGGCTTATTCTTAGCATCATAATAAACATATCTTATACCATCAATTCCGTCATCATAAACATTTTCCTTAAATGTTTCATCAGGTCCCAGAACCCATTTTTTCAATGAATTTTCAACATATTCCCTTGCCACCTTTGAAGATAAATCAAGCTTTGTATTTTCCCCGTCCTTATACCATTTTTTATAATCTGAATTCATTCTGGCAAAAAATTTTGTTGAAACTGTATCCGGAGCCACTTCCATAACAACCTTCAATCCTTTTTTATGTGCTTCCTTTATAAGACTTGCAAATTCCAGGTCAGAATCTGTCCAAACCCAAGTAGCTGTATCAGTTAAGTTTTCTTTCAGAAGATTTTCTTTAGCGGCAGGATTATAAATCAGAAGATTCAATTCCTTATCCCCATTGTTATTATGTACTTTACCTTGTATATCCAGCCCTTTATTTGTACCAGTCTGCTCTATATATCCAAAATAAGGGTCTACATGGTTAAAATATATTGTGTCGTATTTATGATTTGAAAGGGAATAAAATGGTGAGGAAATTATAATATATTCCACTCCAAGTTCCTTCAGATAATCAAGTTTTTCCTTAATTCCCTGAAGATCTCCTCCGTAGTATCTCGTATAATTCTGAACATCATTCAGTGCATCTTCTTCCCATTCATTTTTAGTTTCATAATTTCCATTCCATTCATTTACAGAAAAAGGATATGGCGTTGTTCCCCATTCAGCAGCAACAAGGTCTTTTTTTGGAGTACCTGACCGTATTTCTCCTTCAGGCTGAGCAAAATCATCCGTTCCAAATTCATTGAAAATAGGATCATTATCCACATTACCATTTCTAAAGGAATCTATATATATCTGATATCCTACAGATCCTCTTGCCCATTCTGGAATATATGTCAACTTATCTGATTTTTGATATTGAAATTTCAATACACTATTTTCTGAAGTTGTTGTATTTTTTCCATAAAAATATTTTACTTTACCGTCAACCAGCTTAAAGTAATATCCTCTTACATTGTTTGGAATTTCAGCAACAAATATTTCATTTCCCCCGTAATTTCCAATACTCTTCATCATTTTTTCTCCGCCATTGTATACAACTTGTGCAGAATAAACATCATTATTTTTTGTTTTCAGTATCAGCCTTACGTTATTTCCATTAACAATTCTATAATCAGGCGTTTCCTCATGAACCAGTGAATTTATATCAATGATATTATCATCCCTCTGACTATATTTAGTAGGACTTTTTACCTCTTCTACAGCACTTTCTTCTGTTTTATCTTCTTTTTCAGAATTACTGTTTTCATTTTTATCCGATAATGTTTTTTCAACTTCAACTGATGTTTTCTCAACTTTTGTACTATTATTGGTATTAGTAAAGGAATTTGCCGTAGACATTATTATACATGCCAATATTACTAATTTTAATTTTAAAGAATTCATACTTCTCCTTTATTCATCTTGATTTCTCTTGCCGCCGCCAGACAAAAAACTGTAATTTCCGTTTTTCTATTTTTTGTCCTTTCACTTCCAGCTTCAGCAATTTTACGATTTCTTGAATTAATAAAAACCTTCCTGTCAATATCATCTAAAATACTGTTTTTTATTTCCCTAAGGGTTGCTCCTGTTGTAATTATATCATCAACTAAAAGTATTTTCTTATTTTTAAAATCAAAGTCACTCCCTATCCTGAAACTTCCCCTGATATTTTCTTCCCTCAGTTTTTCATTTA
This portion of the Leptotrichia sp. oral taxon 215 str. W9775 genome encodes:
- a CDS encoding alpha-amylase family glycosyl hydrolase, with protein sequence MNSLKLKLVILACIIMSTANSFTNTNNSTKVEKTSVEVEKTLSDKNENSNSEKEDKTEESAVEEVKSPTKYSQRDDNIIDINSLVHEETPDYRIVNGNNVRLILKTKNNDVYSAQVVYNGGEKMMKSIGNYGGNEIFVAEIPNNVRGYYFKLVDGKVKYFYGKNTTTSENSVLKFQYQKSDKLTYIPEWARGSVGYQIYIDSFRNGNVDNDPIFNEFGTDDFAQPEGEIRSGTPKKDLVAAEWGTTPYPFSVNEWNGNYETKNEWEEDALNDVQNYTRYYGGDLQGIKEKLDYLKELGVEYIIISSPFYSLSNHKYDTIYFNHVDPYFGYIEQTGTNKGLDIQGKVHNNNGDKELNLLIYNPAAKENLLKENLTDTATWVWTDSDLEFASLIKEAHKKGLKVVMEVAPDTVSTKFFARMNSDYKKWYKDGENTKLDLSSKVAREYVENSLKKWVLGPDETFKENVYDDGIDGIRYVYYDAKNKPHIVEITENLKKFKKDLLIVGEFSRNFADDIDAGLYDSGTDYNIVNNMIKYTINSNSNYRIGSVEFASKMNEIYNKYSSERFNLTQVYIDSLDTDRIFSGIINPNRVFDRNNQSNQGYLNIRPDLYDGNAISKLKRIIAVQLTMPATSVIYYGDEKGMWGADSPRNRKPMLWDDYAPYEDETDDLSKYDINTLRNLPPEIVQINEVQKTVSYPVKENAEIENFYRTLLKVRSENKELFKNGKFRVLEVYNDPKTKGRIDAETQQYLNEEKRKAKTYQNKDINPQWPNTDFISYEVAYGNKSMIVIMNNSGDSYPVSLHVPKLFGFYENQLNKKEVYSISDKKINIILKPNEVKVLYSNDKNIFDSFKK